GCCCATCATGAGCGGATACGAAGTCGCGCGGCGGGTGCGGGAAAACCGCCTGCTGGATGACGTTGTGCTGGTGGCTTTGACAGGCTATGGGCGCGACTCCGATGTCGAAGCGGCGAAGGCCGCCGGATTCGACGCGCACCTGACAAAGCCGGCCGAGGCGCATGTCATCGATGAGATTCTGTCCCGCCGCACACGTCAGCAGAGAGCATCGTAACTAAAACCATTCAGGTCAGCGCATCATCGCAAGTTGCTTCATTGAACAAATGAAGCAACTTGCGATGTTGCATTTATTTCTCCTTTCTCTCTGGACAAGGGCTGTCATGAGCAACGACA
The Terriglobia bacterium genome window above contains:
- a CDS encoding response regulator, with product MGHTVVEGADGSSALEMVVLEHPDVALIDIGLPIMSGYEVARRVRENRLLDDVVLVALTGYGRDSDVEAAKAAGFDAHLTKPAEAHVIDEILSRRTRQQRAS